In the genome of Phycisphaerae bacterium RAS1, one region contains:
- a CDS encoding HDOD domain protein, with amino-acid sequence MPDVDEQRDSEILAIVCSIGEALAPHQHLKGQALGGLALAIAAELRLAKPTLDDLELAVRALPLVGWIRDRPDDSMEPGEFLAGSMRLELAGRLLAKLYPHRPRIHEAIWCSRERPDGGGPLGLTTEGPLEAAIIHAPAVYECLWNAAQGKIAERRVLVDAAFRELIGTQVHPVPGQALLALADDAIRAFARICALCDKMRSPPNDALNDPEPAEFAHGDTEPASIDRLRAALTDGNTPPAELATLIARVPGLADDVLQHVNCALFSPTERVSTLEGASARLGASGIQFVLEKRAAGGVSDHRGARSPAAPVAVR; translated from the coding sequence ATGCCAGACGTGGACGAGCAACGCGACTCCGAGATACTGGCGATTGTGTGCTCAATTGGGGAAGCGCTCGCGCCGCACCAGCACCTGAAGGGACAAGCCTTGGGCGGCCTCGCGCTCGCCATTGCCGCGGAGCTGCGGCTGGCCAAACCCACGCTGGATGACCTGGAACTCGCGGTGCGCGCCCTGCCTCTGGTCGGCTGGATTCGCGATCGTCCGGACGACAGCATGGAGCCGGGCGAGTTTCTGGCGGGCAGCATGCGCCTGGAGCTGGCCGGCCGCCTGCTCGCCAAGCTCTACCCGCACCGGCCGCGGATTCACGAGGCGATCTGGTGCTCGCGCGAGCGCCCGGACGGCGGCGGGCCGCTCGGCCTGACGACCGAAGGTCCGCTGGAAGCCGCGATCATCCATGCGCCGGCGGTCTACGAGTGCCTCTGGAACGCGGCACAAGGCAAGATCGCGGAGCGGCGCGTGCTGGTGGACGCCGCGTTTCGCGAACTCATTGGTACGCAGGTGCACCCCGTTCCCGGGCAAGCGCTTCTGGCCCTTGCGGACGACGCCATCCGCGCGTTTGCGCGCATCTGCGCGCTATGCGACAAGATGCGCAGTCCGCCGAATGACGCGCTCAACGATCCCGAGCCGGCCGAGTTCGCGCACGGCGACACGGAGCCCGCGTCGATTGATCGTCTGCGCGCCGCGCTCACCGACGGCAATACGCCCCCGGCTGAGCTTGCGACCCTCATCGCCCGGGTCCCGGGTCTGGCCGACGACGTTCTTCAGCACGTCAACTGCGCCCTGTTCTCGCCGACTGAGCGAGTGTCCACGCTGGAAGGCGCCAGCGCTCGCCTGGGCGCCTCGGGGATTCAGTTTGTTCTGGAAAAGCGAGCCGCAGGTGGCGTGTCGGATCATCGCGGTGCGCGGTCCCCGGCGGCGCCTGTTGCAGTCCGTTGA
- the mtrA_2 gene encoding DNA-binding response regulator MtrA — translation MSRKLILIADDDHSLTAALALRCRHLGADTRISPDGLHAYQVLLQETPDLVILDVTMPGAGGLSMCEELARDQRFAPLPVIILTGRTDDETIDRCERLGAHYVWKGLDTWERLKPLICELLQIQPDAAAGGPPLAAPTNRAPVERPVGAGPCVLVIDDDPDIGRAFQTRLGAQDIRVIRAQTGMQGFWMALKERPDAIITDYTMPDGYGDYIISRLKAHPLTHQTPLFVLTGKTVGGRRDFSLERELLGLGASAVFIKPPDFSAIAGALRAEIRDSKPDAGGMPVCRPEAIPELLPSRDRQGAGA, via the coding sequence ATGTCACGCAAACTGATTCTCATCGCGGACGATGACCACAGCTTGACGGCGGCGCTCGCCTTGCGCTGCCGGCATCTGGGCGCCGACACGCGCATCTCCCCGGACGGACTTCACGCTTATCAGGTTCTGCTCCAGGAGACCCCCGACCTGGTCATTCTCGATGTCACCATGCCCGGCGCCGGCGGACTTTCGATGTGCGAGGAGCTGGCCCGTGACCAGCGTTTCGCCCCGCTCCCCGTCATCATCCTTACCGGCCGGACGGACGACGAGACTATTGACCGCTGCGAGCGGCTCGGCGCGCACTATGTGTGGAAAGGCCTCGATACCTGGGAACGCCTGAAACCACTCATCTGCGAGCTGCTGCAAATCCAACCCGACGCCGCGGCCGGCGGGCCCCCGCTCGCCGCGCCGACGAACCGTGCGCCGGTCGAACGACCCGTCGGCGCCGGCCCCTGTGTTCTGGTCATCGACGACGATCCCGATATCGGCCGAGCTTTCCAAACCCGGCTCGGCGCGCAGGACATCCGCGTGATCCGCGCCCAGACGGGAATGCAGGGGTTCTGGATGGCGCTGAAGGAGCGACCTGACGCCATCATCACCGACTACACCATGCCGGACGGATATGGCGACTACATCATCTCGCGCTTGAAGGCGCACCCGTTGACCCATCAGACGCCGCTCTTCGTCCTGACCGGCAAGACCGTGGGCGGGCGGCGCGACTTCTCGCTGGAGCGCGAGCTGCTCGGCCTCGGTGCGAGCGCGGTCTTCATCAAGCCGCCCGATTTCTCGGCGATCGCCGGCGCGCTGCGTGCCGAGATCAGAGATTCAAAACCGGATGCGGGTGGAATGCCGGTATGTAGACCGGAAGCGATCCCAGAGCTCCTTCCGAGCCGAGACCGTCAGGGAGCCGGAGCTTGA
- the cqsS gene encoding CAI-1 autoinducer sensor kinase/phosphatase CqsS: MTRRDQKKVLVVDDDLGVVLALAKRLREVGFQVQTATSGTDAFRFARAGGIDAITLDVGLWDDVDGLDVASVLSREPDTSEIPIIFITGRADSEFEERYRDSGGRFFLAKPYDFDVLLGILDRIFAHDELAEIRQVSELKRRQPAH, translated from the coding sequence ATGACCCGTCGGGACCAAAAGAAAGTGCTGGTTGTTGACGACGATCTGGGCGTCGTTCTTGCGCTGGCCAAGCGGCTCCGCGAAGTCGGATTCCAGGTGCAAACCGCCACCAGCGGAACCGACGCCTTTCGCTTCGCCCGCGCCGGCGGAATCGACGCCATCACGCTGGACGTGGGCCTGTGGGACGACGTCGACGGACTGGACGTCGCCTCGGTCCTCAGCCGCGAGCCGGACACGTCCGAGATCCCGATCATCTTCATCACCGGACGGGCCGACAGCGAATTCGAGGAGCGCTACCGCGATTCCGGAGGGCGATTCTTCCTGGCCAAGCCGTATGACTTCGACGTGCTGCTCGGGATTCTCGACCGGATCTTCGCACATGACGAACTCGCGGAAATACGCCAGGTGTCCGAGCTGAAACGGCGTCAACCGGCTCATTGA
- the arlR gene encoding Response regulator ArlR: protein MPEKKRILLVDDDRDIARGVAIRLRAEGFDVTVTYDGEEGLSAALEAAPDAIVLDMRMPVVDGLTVLRKLREHPETIDIPVVVLSASVVEKGRVEALNLGARYFLEKPFDAPRLIDAIRAVLPSEGECSTAAAARLCETRSGD from the coding sequence TTGCCTGAGAAAAAGCGAATCCTGCTCGTGGACGACGACCGCGACATCGCCCGCGGCGTAGCCATTCGGCTGCGGGCCGAGGGCTTTGACGTCACGGTAACGTATGACGGCGAGGAGGGGCTGAGCGCCGCGCTCGAAGCGGCGCCGGATGCGATCGTATTGGACATGCGCATGCCGGTGGTGGACGGGTTGACCGTCCTGCGGAAGTTGCGCGAGCACCCGGAGACGATCGACATTCCGGTCGTCGTGCTCTCCGCCAGCGTGGTTGAAAAAGGCAGAGTCGAGGCGCTGAATCTCGGGGCGCGCTACTTCCTTGAGAAGCCCTTCGACGCGCCGCGGCTGATCGACGCGATACGGGCGGTACTGCCGTCTGAGGGCGAATGCAGCACCGCGGCCGCCGCGCGACTCTGCGAAACCCGTTCAGGAGACTGA
- the phoP_3 gene encoding Transcriptional regulatory protein PhoP, which yields MTPRPLILIVDDDAQLTHVLQLRLESAGCAVVLARAANEALRVAQAECPDLIITDLHLIDERGFEFHRLLNERLASPPPVIYLTGGASTEDQCEALSLGASAFVTKPFDFAELLRQVQQCLRIGRGRMQERTLA from the coding sequence GTGACGCCACGGCCTCTGATCCTGATTGTCGACGACGACGCCCAGTTGACCCACGTTCTGCAATTGCGGCTCGAATCCGCCGGCTGTGCAGTGGTTCTGGCGCGCGCCGCGAACGAAGCGCTGCGGGTGGCGCAGGCGGAATGTCCGGATCTGATCATCACGGACCTTCACCTGATCGATGAGCGCGGATTCGAGTTCCATCGGTTGTTGAATGAGCGCCTGGCCTCGCCGCCGCCGGTGATCTATCTCACCGGCGGGGCGAGTACGGAAGATCAATGTGAGGCTCTCAGCCTCGGGGCGAGCGCGTTCGTGACGAAGCCGTTTGATTTTGCAGAGCTGCTGCGCCAGGTCCAGCAATGTCTACGGATCGGTCGGGGCCGGATGCAGGAGAGAACTCTTGCCTGA
- the pleC gene encoding Non-motile and phage-resistance protein: MQAEVPSTPKAMTILAIEDDPGDAELLRRRLAQIPGFQFQFRHARDTRGAKAELSHTDVDIAFLDYHLGASNGLDLLEQLRSSGETRPVVVLTGNADVYTAASMTRAGADDYLAKSDLHPEALLRAIKNANERQLVREHSKRSEVIVERLADENVELSLANRLDALTGLLSRAAWTEIITQEHERSSRYSRTYSVLLIDVDYFKSLNDIRGHAAGDECLNRLAKCFLEVCRSMDAVGRHGGEEFVVLLPETDSDGALAMGERIRKAVWDLGIARSDSPDASPVTVSIGVASSPADQWEDVVTRADESLYVAKALGRNLVWGERATKATARAQGPHERITVVVVDDDAGDAELLRRQLEELRNLSFDYIHCDNAKTALTALKSRQEALVFLDYRLGETSGVDTLGELRAAGVLGPVIAVTGNADEYIVADLMRAGADDYIAKGDVGPDVLRRAIRNAASQYSRRSTEARNRQLVAELQSAKRSLEGKNRRLTELYKTAHQFVDNVSHEFRTPLTVIKEFSSILRDGLAGSVSTEQGEYLDIVLNRVDDLSTMVDDMLDISKLEAGVLGVARRNCQMQDVIQNVRTTLERKAAAAKVNLTIGEAPTLPDVYCDPEKIARVLINLTVNAIKFCEEGGNVSIEAARPDDGPFVRVRVTDNGRGIAPENVEAIFERFKQLEGNLRSSTKGFGLGLSIAKELVHLNFGDITVESRLGEGSTFAFTVPVADPATVLPICLRRLSTPAASLLSAQAGAAVDARVLDALDGFLQHQLRRSDLLFRTAPDSWLIVAAAGESELGCMIARIERARADTNRNRPSGPLPLLRIEIKGTWRGFQQSRELIKRFECERRGDAGAGI, encoded by the coding sequence ATGCAAGCCGAAGTACCGTCCACGCCAAAGGCCATGACGATTCTGGCGATCGAAGACGATCCGGGCGATGCCGAACTCCTGCGCCGCCGGCTCGCCCAAATCCCCGGATTCCAGTTTCAGTTCCGGCATGCGCGGGACACGCGCGGCGCCAAGGCCGAGCTTTCCCACACGGACGTCGACATCGCGTTTCTGGATTACCATCTCGGGGCGTCGAACGGGCTCGACCTGCTCGAGCAGCTCCGCTCGTCGGGCGAGACGCGCCCCGTGGTCGTGCTGACGGGAAACGCCGACGTCTATACAGCCGCGAGCATGACCCGCGCCGGGGCGGACGACTACCTTGCCAAGAGCGACCTCCATCCCGAAGCGCTGCTGCGCGCCATCAAGAACGCGAATGAACGGCAGTTGGTGCGCGAGCACTCCAAGCGCTCAGAAGTGATCGTCGAGCGCCTCGCGGATGAGAATGTTGAGCTGTCGCTCGCCAACCGCCTGGACGCCTTGACCGGGCTCTTGAGCCGCGCCGCCTGGACCGAGATCATCACGCAGGAGCACGAGCGCTCGTCGCGCTACAGCCGTACCTACAGCGTTCTTCTCATCGACGTGGACTATTTCAAGTCGCTGAACGACATTCGAGGACACGCCGCGGGCGACGAGTGCCTGAACCGGCTGGCGAAGTGTTTCCTCGAAGTGTGCCGCTCAATGGACGCGGTCGGCCGCCACGGCGGCGAAGAGTTCGTCGTTCTTCTTCCGGAGACGGACAGCGACGGGGCGCTGGCCATGGGCGAACGCATTCGCAAGGCCGTCTGGGATCTTGGCATTGCACGCTCGGACAGCCCGGACGCTTCGCCGGTGACGGTGAGCATCGGCGTCGCGAGTTCTCCGGCGGACCAGTGGGAGGATGTCGTGACGCGCGCCGACGAGTCGCTGTACGTCGCCAAGGCGCTCGGCCGCAACCTGGTCTGGGGCGAACGCGCCACGAAAGCGACCGCGCGGGCGCAGGGTCCGCACGAGCGGATCACGGTCGTCGTGGTTGACGATGACGCGGGGGACGCCGAGCTGCTCAGGCGTCAACTCGAGGAGCTCCGCAATCTCTCATTCGACTACATTCACTGCGACAATGCAAAAACCGCGCTGACGGCGCTCAAAAGCCGTCAGGAAGCGCTGGTGTTTCTCGACTACCGCCTGGGCGAAACGAGCGGCGTGGATACGCTCGGCGAGCTGCGGGCGGCCGGGGTCCTCGGCCCGGTCATCGCGGTCACCGGCAACGCGGACGAGTACATTGTGGCGGACCTCATGCGGGCGGGCGCCGACGACTACATTGCCAAGGGCGACGTCGGTCCGGACGTGCTCCGCCGCGCCATTCGCAACGCCGCCAGCCAGTATTCGCGGCGCAGCACCGAAGCCCGCAACCGGCAACTGGTGGCCGAGCTTCAGTCGGCGAAGCGGTCCTTGGAGGGGAAGAATCGCCGGTTGACCGAGCTGTACAAGACGGCGCACCAGTTCGTGGACAACGTGTCGCACGAATTCCGCACGCCGCTCACCGTCATCAAGGAGTTCAGTTCGATCTTGCGCGACGGGCTGGCCGGAAGCGTAAGCACCGAGCAGGGCGAGTATCTCGATATCGTCCTCAATCGGGTTGACGACCTGAGCACGATGGTGGACGACATGCTCGACATCAGCAAGCTCGAGGCCGGCGTTCTCGGCGTCGCGCGGCGCAATTGCCAGATGCAGGACGTCATTCAGAACGTGCGCACGACGCTCGAACGAAAGGCCGCGGCGGCCAAGGTGAACCTGACCATCGGCGAGGCGCCGACCCTGCCGGACGTGTACTGCGATCCGGAGAAGATCGCGCGGGTCCTTATCAATCTGACCGTGAACGCGATCAAGTTCTGCGAGGAAGGCGGAAACGTGTCGATCGAGGCGGCGCGCCCGGACGACGGCCCGTTTGTGCGCGTCCGCGTCACCGACAACGGCCGCGGCATCGCCCCCGAGAATGTGGAGGCGATCTTCGAGCGGTTCAAGCAGTTGGAAGGCAATCTGCGCAGCAGCACCAAGGGTTTCGGGCTGGGCCTGAGCATCGCCAAGGAGCTTGTCCACCTGAATTTCGGCGATATCACGGTCGAGAGCCGGCTGGGCGAGGGCAGCACGTTCGCCTTCACGGTTCCGGTCGCCGATCCGGCCACCGTCCTGCCGATCTGTCTGCGGCGCCTCAGCACGCCGGCGGCGTCGTTGCTGTCGGCGCAGGCCGGCGCGGCAGTCGATGCGCGCGTGCTCGACGCGCTGGATGGCTTCCTGCAACACCAGTTGCGCCGCAGCGACCTGCTGTTCCGCACCGCGCCCGACTCGTGGCTCATCGTTGCGGCCGCCGGAGAGTCGGAGCTCGGGTGCATGATCGCGCGGATCGAGCGGGCGCGCGCGGATACGAATCGCAATCGTCCCTCCGGGCCGCTGCCATTGCTGCGCATCGAGATCAAGGGGACCTGGCGTGGATTTCAACAGAGCCGCGAGTTGATCAAGCGCTTCGAGTGCGAACGGCGCGGCGACGCCGGCGCGGGCATCTAG
- the rcp1_1 gene encoding Response regulator rcp1, whose translation MTRRTLEESAFETELRIVTNGESALDYLHRRGAYADARTAPRPDLVLLDLNMPRIDGKRVLEEMRACDDLCRIPVVILTTSQQEEDILRSYDLGCNSFVTKPIEIENFMKTVRGMGTYWLELVLLPPH comes from the coding sequence TTGACCCGCCGCACGCTCGAAGAGAGCGCGTTCGAGACGGAATTACGAATCGTGACGAACGGCGAATCGGCCCTGGACTACCTGCACCGGCGCGGCGCGTACGCGGACGCGCGGACCGCCCCGCGGCCGGACCTGGTCCTGCTTGACTTGAACATGCCCCGCATTGACGGCAAGCGCGTCCTTGAAGAGATGCGCGCCTGCGACGACTTGTGTCGCATCCCGGTGGTCATCCTGACAACGTCTCAGCAGGAAGAGGATATCCTCCGCAGTTACGACCTGGGGTGTAATTCCTTTGTTACCAAGCCGATCGAAATTGAAAACTTCATGAAGACAGTCCGCGGCATGGGAACCTACTGGCTCGAACTGGTGCTGCTGCCGCCCCATTAA
- the cph1 gene encoding Phytochrome-like protein cph1 — MRDRLTILVVDDDKADRLAIRQVLRDAPFDAALLEAEGSEEALRRLAENAVDCVILDHRLSGELGLELLRSLRQREADRLDGGVPIVVLTGRGDELVAVEAMKSGATDYVPKSELTAARLASAIRTGIEIHHQRGAALAAQAALRRAHDALEQRVRQRTQELEFANEELRRRNLELDEFTYIASHDLQEPLRKLTSFSRLLARDVGAALSPQALKDLDFICEAARRMQALVQDLLELSRTGKTAMKRQTVSLHACADQALEALKARVEETNPDLSRDDLPEVVGDMTMLTQLYQNLIGNALKFRSADRRPSVRLTVEQRDGQRVLGVLDNGIGIKDQYSSQIFAAFKRLHGRDEYEGTGIGLAICRKAVERHGGTIWVESQPGKGSHFRFTLGNMETAECPDAIDNRPSFCSRTMTPATRS, encoded by the coding sequence ATGCGCGATCGCCTGACCATTCTCGTGGTAGACGACGACAAGGCCGACCGCCTGGCCATCCGCCAGGTGCTGCGCGACGCCCCCTTCGACGCCGCGCTGCTCGAGGCGGAAGGCTCGGAAGAGGCCCTGCGCCGTCTGGCGGAGAACGCCGTCGATTGCGTCATTCTGGACCATCGCTTGTCGGGGGAGCTGGGACTGGAGCTGCTCCGCAGCCTGCGACAACGGGAGGCGGATCGGCTTGACGGCGGCGTCCCCATTGTGGTTCTCACCGGACGCGGCGACGAGCTCGTTGCGGTCGAGGCGATGAAATCCGGCGCCACCGATTACGTCCCCAAGTCAGAACTGACGGCGGCGCGGCTGGCGTCGGCGATTCGGACCGGGATCGAGATTCACCACCAGCGGGGCGCGGCGCTCGCGGCCCAGGCGGCGCTTCGCCGGGCGCACGATGCGCTGGAGCAGCGCGTCCGGCAGCGGACGCAGGAACTGGAGTTCGCGAACGAGGAATTGCGCCGCAGGAATCTCGAGCTGGACGAGTTCACGTACATCGCGAGTCACGATCTTCAGGAGCCGCTTCGAAAGCTGACGTCGTTCAGCAGGCTGCTGGCGCGGGACGTGGGCGCGGCGCTGTCGCCGCAGGCCCTGAAGGACCTCGACTTCATCTGCGAAGCGGCGCGCCGCATGCAGGCGCTTGTGCAGGATTTGCTGGAGCTCTCCCGGACGGGAAAGACGGCGATGAAACGCCAGACGGTGTCGCTCCACGCGTGCGCGGACCAGGCGCTCGAGGCGCTGAAGGCCCGCGTGGAGGAGACGAACCCGGACCTCTCGCGCGATGACCTGCCGGAAGTGGTCGGCGACATGACCATGTTGACGCAGCTTTACCAGAACCTGATCGGCAATGCGCTCAAGTTCAGGTCCGCCGATCGGCGCCCGAGCGTGCGTCTCACGGTTGAGCAGCGGGATGGACAGCGCGTGCTCGGCGTGCTCGATAATGGCATTGGAATCAAGGACCAGTACTCGTCGCAGATCTTTGCGGCGTTCAAGCGGCTGCACGGTCGGGACGAATACGAAGGCACGGGAATCGGCCTGGCCATTTGCCGCAAGGCCGTCGAACGCCACGGCGGGACGATCTGGGTGGAGTCGCAGCCGGGGAAAGGGTCGCACTTCAGGTTCACGCTCGGAAACATGGAGACCGCGGAATGTCCAGACGCAATCGACAACCGGCCGTCATTCTGCTCGCGGACGATGACCCCGGCGACCAGGAGTTGA
- the rcp1_2 gene encoding Response regulator rcp1: protein MNRAVSVLVVDDDEVDQMAIERSFKRQKIANPIFAARDGIQALEQLRGTNGGPKVTRPYVILLDLKMPRMNGLEFLAELRRDPEHKQAIVFVLTTSRDERDKLGAYDHHVAGYILKSNVSREFVEVISLLDHYWRIVEMPIEDPVACAIA, encoded by the coding sequence GTGAATCGTGCCGTGAGTGTACTGGTCGTCGATGACGATGAAGTGGACCAGATGGCGATAGAGCGCTCGTTCAAGCGGCAGAAGATCGCCAACCCGATCTTCGCCGCTCGCGACGGCATTCAGGCCCTGGAGCAGCTCCGCGGAACCAATGGAGGGCCGAAGGTGACGCGGCCGTACGTCATCCTGCTGGATTTGAAGATGCCGCGGATGAACGGACTGGAGTTCCTGGCGGAGCTGCGTCGCGACCCTGAGCACAAGCAGGCGATCGTGTTTGTCCTCACGACATCGAGGGACGAACGCGACAAACTGGGCGCCTACGACCACCATGTCGCCGGATACATCTTGAAGTCGAACGTCTCAAGAGAGTTCGTGGAAGTCATCAGCCTGCTCGATCACTACTGGCGAATTGTCGAAATGCCCATTGAGGACCCGGTGGCATGCGCGATCGCCTGA